The following nucleotide sequence is from Halomonas chromatireducens.
TGAAGCCACCGCTCCGGGTGAATATCTGGGCATTGATACCAATGACTTCGCCATCAAGGTTGAACAATGGACCGCCCGAGTTGCCCGGATTGATGGCAACATCGGTCTGGATGAAGGGTACATAGGCATCCCGCGGCAAGGTGCGGTTTATGGCGCTGATGATGCCGGCTGTCACCGAGTAGTCGAAGCCGAAGGGCGAACCGATAGCGGCCACCCATTCGCCAACCCTGAGCGTATCGGAATCGCCGGTCGGCAGAGTCGGCAGGTCCTCGGCATCCACCTTGAGCACGGCGACATCGGTCTGCGGGTCGGCGCCGATCAGTTCGGCCTCCATTTCGCGGCGATCGTTGAGTCGTACCAGTATCTCATCGGCCCCCTCGACCACATGGGCATTGGTCAGAATGTAACCATCAGCGCTGATGATGAAACCCGAGCCCAGCGACTGACGCTCCTGGCCCTGACCGGGCCCCGGACCGCCAGGACCACCCGGGCCACCCGGGCCACCCGGGCCACCCGGAAAACGATCACCGAAGAAGTGACGGAAGATATCGGGTATGTCCTGCCCACCGAACCCCTCGAACGCCTGGCCACGCTCCAAAGTACGCGTGGTGGATATATTGACTACCCCCGGGGCGGCCTGCTCGACCAGGTCGGCGAAATCGGGAAGGTCACGAGCCTGGGCCGCCTGCCAAGGGAGCAACAGAGCCAATAGAAGCGCCCACAGCGGAACGGATCGAGTTATTGGTTTCATTAAAAAACTCCTGCGTCGTTGTGTACTGTTCACCTGCCGGCAGTCACACCAGGTTCCACCTGCTGACCTGTCATTCGCCATCATCGGACGCCGCCTCCCAGGCCAGACTATCCGCGACCTGAGCAAGCACGCGGGGCGGCAGCTCTCCCATCACCACGACCTGCATGGGCTTGTCATCCACACTCACATGGCGCACCACGGCAAGCGAGATACCCAGCCGATGAAGACCGGGAATGAGACGTTCCCGCCCCTCCTCGATAGGTTCGACAAACAGGCTCAACGTAGAAAGTCCGTCGCTGTAGATGCGGTGCCCCACTTCCGTGCCATGACGGTCGCTGCGAGTATCGACCGGCTGGCCGACAAACCCTTCCGGCAGCCATTCGGGATACCAGGACTGCTGAGGGGGGACGCGAAGATCATCGAGAAAGACGCCACCCTCATAGAGCTGAGGCGACTGGAGTTCGGTAATCTGGAAGGTTTCGACCACTCGGCCACGGTCATCGAGTAGCTCGCGCTTCAAGGGGAGTGCTGTGGATGCATCGAGCCAGACTCGCTGGCCGAAACGCAGCCCGTCGAGTGGTTCGATGTCCAGGCGCACGGCCGAACGATTGGCGATGCGTTCGCCGCTTCCCAGGCCAAGTCGATAAAACTGGTCGAGATGCCTGGCAACCCCGGCCGGTGAGGCGGGTGCCACTTCCTGGCCATCGGCCCAGCCCAGCCGGCCGATGCGCCCACGGCGCTCTAAGAACACTTGGGGTCCGTCGAGAAAGCGTGCCACTTCGCGCTCTACACCATCCTGGATATCGTGGGAAAGCGCCAGTGTCCTGACGCCGTCGATGCCGATACGCACTGCCCGCGCCTGGAAGATGTAGCAATGATTGGCCCAAAGGCTGCGCTCGAACCAGTCGATCGGCGACTCCGGCGCATCCCAGTCAGCTAGCTGGCGACAGTCGAATTGCTCGTTTACTGACTCGGTGTCGCGTGGCGTGTCGGCGGCCAGGGGCAGCGAAACGAGCAAGCCACCAATGCCGCTGAGTACTGCCAGGCGACACAGGGTACGCCCGGCCTTCATCATTGCTGCCCCAGCGCCTCGCTACCGGAAGCGCGCAATAGCGGCATCCAGACATCACCGCTGCGATAGGCGGCACCCTCTGAATGTCGATCGAGGTAGGACTGCAGCAACCTCGCCTGCTCCTGATCAGAGCTCGCGGGCTGGCGGGATTGCGGGGACAGGAAAAGCGGACTGTCGAAACTGGCTCCCACAGGCATGATACCTGCCTGGCCACCTGAGGCTGCCGGCGAAAAGAGGGGTGCCCCCTGACTGGCCAGGCTTCGCTGCGGCTGGTCCGTAGTAGCGGTACGAGACTCGTTCCCGGCGACCGGCGCATCGCCGGTGCTGGCAAAGTCACTGCCGTTGTAGAACTGCACCCCGGTGATCACCATTAGCGACACGGCAGCCGCAATACCGGCACCGCGAGCCAGGGAGGGAGCACGACGCGGGGCCGAGGGTACCGTTTCCAGAGCCGGTGCCGGCTCCTCCTCAAGGCGGGACATGATGCCGGCCGAAAGGTCCATGCTGACATCGATGTCATGATCCCGACGCATCAGGCTACGCATCAAGTGATAGCGTCGCCAGGCATCAGCCGCATCGGGGTCGTCCTCCAGGGACTTCAGCACCCGACGCAGCTCGAGATCATCACCTTCGTTGTCCATAAGGACAGAAAGCGATTCCCGTGCGTTCTGACTCATTCTCACACCCCCACACTGTCAAGGCGCCCTGCCTTGCATCCAATGAAATCCGGTATTTCCTATCACAGCTGCTGTCACACAATACCGGAAATACCGACCCGCTCACGTACCCGTGAAAGCGTTGTAACGTAACAATCACTGCTTCTGACGCCGCCAGCGCCATACAGTTCAGCGCCAATGCAAAATCCTTCGAATTTTCTCACTCAGCTGCTACTCCGTTACCGACTCCCGGGTTCGTGCCGTCGTCACAAAGGGCTGAATATGCTGGTCCACCGCCTCACGGGCACGAAAGATGCGCGAACGCACCGTCCCTACCGGACACTGCATGATATGGGCAATGTCTTCGTAAGAGAGCCCATCCAGCTCGCGCAGGGTAATCGCCGTGCGCAGGTCGTCGGGTAGGTTCTCGATGGCTTCGAATACCGCTGACTCGAGCTGGTCCCGCGCCAGCGAGGCCTCCGGCGTCTCGATATCGGCAAGCCGCCCGCTATGATCGAGGATCTCGGCATCGACGATATCCAGGTCACTGCCAGGCGGACGCCGCCCCTTTGATACCAGGTGATTCTTGGCAGTATTGATGGCAATCCGATACATCCAGGTATAAAAGGCGCTCTCGGCGCGAAACTTGCCCAACGCCCGGTACGCCTTGATGAAGGCCTCCTGTGCCACATCCTGTACTTCACTGTGATCCTGTACATAGCGCCCGATCAGCCCGATGATCTTGTGCTGATACTTCCTTACCAGCAGGTCGAACGCACGAGTGTCGCCCTGCTGGGCACGTTCCACGAGCTGTTGGTCGGTCTCTCGGCTGCCCATTCACGCCCCCCCCGACCGGGAGAGTGCCTGATAACTGGCGGATAAACGAAACATCGTGCTGGATTCTACATGCATGGTGTAAACCTGGTGCCTGTTGGCAGCTGAGTGTTCCTGGAGCATTGCCCCATCTAGACGGCAAGTGTTCCTGTTTATTGGCCGCGCTTCAAGCCGGCCGCCATGCGCCGGCAATCAGACAGGCGACCCGGTTCAGGGTTCCGGCCACAATTGATATTTTATCGCTCCGCGGGTGTATAGTAGATCATCCCCCCGCCTTCAACGCATTCGATACAGGTAGCGAAATGTCAGATCAGCAGGTCAGCAACCTCAACGTTCTTTCCCAGGACGTTCTGATCACCCCCGAAGCGCTCAAGAACGAAATACCGCTTGGTGAAATCGCCGAAAAGACGGTCATCGAGGGGCGTCGGACCATTCAGAATATCCTTGATGGCAGCGACCCCAGGCTACTGGTGGTGATCGGTCCCTGCTCCATCCATGACATTGATGCAGCCCTTGATTACGCACGTCGCCTGCGTCGCCTGGCCGACGAGGTGAAGGACAGCCTCTATGTGGTGATGAGGGTCTACTTCGAAAAGCCCCGAACCACTGTCGGCTGGAAAGGCTTGATCAACGACCCGCACCTCAATGGCTCATTCGAGATCGAGGAAGGGTTGCACATCGCCCGTCGGCTGCTCGTCGAACTCTCCGAGATCGGGCTGCCCCTGGCCACCGAGGCCCTCGACCCGATTTCGCCCCAATACCTGCAGGACTGTATCAGCTGGTCGGCAATCGGCGCACGCACCACAGAATCCCAGACCCACCGGGAGATGTCCTCCGGGCTTTCCAGTCCCGTCGGATTCAAGAACGGTACCGACGGCAGCCTTGACGTTGCCGTCAACGCCCTGCAGTCGGTGGCGCACCCGCATAATTTCCTCGGCATCAACCAGAGCGGCCAGGTTTCAATCATCCGCACCCGTGGCAACGCCTATGCCCATGTGGTGCTGCGCGGCGGCAACGGAAAGCCCAACTACGACAGCGTCAGCGTCGCGCTGGCCGAGCAGGAGCTGCGCAAGGCCGGCATCAAGCCCAACATCATGATCGACTGCTCCCACGCCAACTCCAACAAGGACCCGGCGCTGCAGCCCCTGGTCATGGAGAACGTCACCAACCAGATCCTCGAGGGCAACCGTTCGATCATGGGCCTGATGGTGGAGTCCCATATCGGCTGGGGCAGCCAGAAGATTCTCGACGATCACAGCCAGATGCAGTACGGCGTCTCGGTGACCGACGCCTGCATCGACTGGGACACCACCGAGGAGGCCATGACCCGCATGGCCACCAAACTGTTGCCGGTCCTTGGATCCCGTGGCGACACCTGACCCCAGTCGTGACGCACCAATGCCAGCAGGCCCGCCTCCCACGGCGGGCCTGCTGCATGAGAGACCTCACTTGCCCTCTGTCGTCTTCTGTCTTATCTGCCCTGTCAAACCCCTTCCGTTACACCATCGATCTCACGCACGAAAGGCGGTAGCGCATCGAGCAGTGCCCGTCCGTAGCGACGCGTCAGCACCCGGCGGTCGAGCAGCGTGATGCGCCCCCGGTCGGCCTCCTTGCGAATCAGTCGGCCACAGGCCTGTACCAGCTTGATCGATGCATCGGGAACGCTGATGCGCATGAACGGATTGCCGCCCTGGCTCTCGATCCACTCCGCCAGGGTCGCGCCGACGGGGTCGTCGGGCACGGCGAACGGCAGCCGGGTGATCACCACGTGGGTCAGGTAGTCACCGGGCAGGTCGATCCCTTCGGCAAAGCTCGCCAGACCGAAGATGATGCTGCCCTTGCCGGCATCCACCCGGGCCCGGTGCCTCTCGATCAATTCACGCTTGGGCAGCCGGTCCTGGGCCAGCACCCGTTCACGCTGCGCAGACGGCAAGGCCTTCTCGACGGCGCGCAGCTGCGCCCGCGACGAGAACAGCATCAACACCGCTTCGTCAGCGCCAAGGCCACCGATAAAGTCGATGATGGCCCGCTCGTGCCCCTCACGGTCGGCAGGGTCCACCGCCTCCCGAGGCACGCTGAGCACCGCTCGGGAATAGTCGAACGGGCTCGGCAATCGCTGGTAGCGATAGCGGTTGGCCAGGCCAGCGCGCTCCTGGAGTCGCTCGAAACGGCCCAATGCGGTGAGGGTCGCCGAGGTCACCACGGCGCCGTAGCAGCTCCCCCACAGCGTTCTGGCCAGGGTAGGAGCGGCGGAGACGGGGCTCGCCGAGAAAGTGAGTTCGGGGTCTCCGCCGAAGCGCTCCAGGGTCATCCAACGGGCCTGTGGCGGTTCGCCGCCGGTATCGACTTCGGCATAGGCCTGCCATAGCCCATGGGCCTCCAGCGCACGGCCGTGCAACAGTGCCATCAGCGGGAGCCAGGCTTCCGCCTGCTCCCGAGCGAGCCCCGTGTGCTTGTCCGGGTCGAGGCTCTCGCGCAGGATATCGCTCAAGGTCTCCAGGGTCCGTGCCAGCTCGGCGAAGGCAGTCAACAAGGTGCCGGCATGTTCCCGCAACCCATCCGGCACCCGCCCCATTTCGAAGCGGTGCTGAAGAGTCTCCTCGCCATCAGCCAACCCATGTGGGCGGCCGGCAAGCTGGTGCCCCAGGGAGAATGCCTCCCCGAGGCGAGGCTCCAGCGCGGCAATGGCTTCGGGGAGCGTGCCCAGCAGCCTGGCCACGGTGGGCTGGATGGCCAGCGCCTGGTTCAGCTCGGTGAGCGACTTCTTCAGGCTACCGAGCCAGCGTAGCGAACCGCTCACACCGACCCGGTGGGCGAAGTGATTGAGCGCCTTGTCCGGCAGGTGATGGCCTTCGTCGAAGACATAGATGCAGTCGCCGGGTGGCGGCAGCACGACACCGCCACCCAGGGACAGGTCGGCCAGCACCAGGTCGTGATTGGCCACGACCACATCGGCAGTCTCAAGGTCGCGGCGCGCGCGGAAGAAGGCGCAGGCGGCGAAGTGACCGCAGCGCCGGTTGGTACACTGCCGGTGATCGATGGTCAGGCGACGCCAGTCGGTGTCATCGATCGATTCGGACCAGCTCTCGCGGTCGCCCTCCCAGCTGCCGCTGCCGTAGGCATCGGCCATCTCGCGAACCAGGGCCTGGAAATTGTCGCCGGACTCCTGAACCAAGCTCTGCTCGAACATCGACAGGGTGGGGTTGCCTGTCACGCCGTCCAGCTCCTGCTCGAGGCGCGCCACGCACAGGTAGCGACCGCGCCCCTTGGCCAGGGCGTAGTGGAAGTCCAGGCCGCTGTGGGCCTTGAGGGCGGGCAGGTCCTGATGCAGCACCTGCTCCTGCAGGGCCACCGTGGCGGTGGCGATGACCAGTCGCTTGCCGCGAGCCTTGGCCACCGGTAAAGCTGCCAGCAGGTAGGCCAGGGTCTTGCCAGTGCCGGTGCCGGCCTCGAGCACGCAGACATGCTCATCGGAGATGCGCTTGCCCGAATCGTCGGCCACGATGCCGCTCAGCGTACGAGCGATCTCGGCAATCATCAGCCGCTGGCCGTAGCGTGGGGTTAGCCCCTGGGCCTCCAGCACGCGTCGATAGGCAGCCTGTATCTCGCCCTTGAGGGCCTCGTCCAGCATGGCCTCACTCTCTAGAGAACTTTGAGGGGAATGGCTAGGAAACCCTGAACCAGTGCCTGCGCAAGCGAATCGCCGCGTTGCGGGATTCCAAAAGCGCCTCGGCACTCGGGCACCACGCGGGAGCCGGGGGCAGGTTAAAGAGGAGGTCTTTTGCCAGGGATGGCAAAAGTAGCGCCCAGGGAAGGGTTCACAGCGCCTCCTCGTAAACCTGTCGACGGCTCAAAGCCACCACCGCAGGCGTTCCCCAGACAGCCGTCTCTGGGGAACAAAGCGTTACAGCAGCCCCTCGGGCGGATGCACGCAGGGCAATTTGCCGTTGATGTAGCGCTCGATCTCGGGCAGCGAGAAGGCATCCTCTTCGCCGACGAAACTGATCGACACCCCGTTGGCGCCAGCGCGGCCGGTACGGCCGATGCGATGCAC
It contains:
- a CDS encoding DegQ family serine endoprotease; this encodes MKPITRSVPLWALLLALLLPWQAAQARDLPDFADLVEQAAPGVVNISTTRTLERGQAFEGFGGQDIPDIFRHFFGDRFPGGPGGPGGPGGPGGPGPGQGQERQSLGSGFIISADGYILTNAHVVEGADEILVRLNDRREMEAELIGADPQTDVAVLKVDAEDLPTLPTGDSDTLRVGEWVAAIGSPFGFDYSVTAGIISAINRTLPRDAYVPFIQTDVAINPGNSGGPLFNLDGEVIGINAQIFTRSGGFMGLSFAIPINVAMDVANQLRDDGRVRRGWLGVMIQPVSRDLAESFGMDTASGALIADLDPEGPAAEGGVRAGDIILEVDGEEVERSRNLPRLIGRVSPGSDAELTIMRDGQREQVTVTIGDWPDTDEPRAEARDERSAQARLGIAVSELDEAERERLGVEAGVMVREVEPQGAAALAGIRRGDVIVSIDHHTVESGSQLLELVEELPTDRAVPVRLYREGRSLFVALRLGQN
- a CDS encoding MucB/RseB C-terminal domain-containing protein, with the protein product MMKAGRTLCRLAVLSGIGGLLVSLPLAADTPRDTESVNEQFDCRQLADWDAPESPIDWFERSLWANHCYIFQARAVRIGIDGVRTLALSHDIQDGVEREVARFLDGPQVFLERRGRIGRLGWADGQEVAPASPAGVARHLDQFYRLGLGSGERIANRSAVRLDIEPLDGLRFGQRVWLDASTALPLKRELLDDRGRVVETFQITELQSPQLYEGGVFLDDLRVPPQQSWYPEWLPEGFVGQPVDTRSDRHGTEVGHRIYSDGLSTLSLFVEPIEEGRERLIPGLHRLGISLAVVRHVSVDDKPMQVVVMGELPPRVLAQVADSLAWEAASDDGE
- a CDS encoding sigma-E factor negative regulatory protein — translated: MSQNARESLSVLMDNEGDDLELRRVLKSLEDDPDAADAWRRYHLMRSLMRRDHDIDVSMDLSAGIMSRLEEEPAPALETVPSAPRRAPSLARGAGIAAAVSLMVITGVQFYNGSDFASTGDAPVAGNESRTATTDQPQRSLASQGAPLFSPAASGGQAGIMPVGASFDSPLFLSPQSRQPASSDQEQARLLQSYLDRHSEGAAYRSGDVWMPLLRASGSEALGQQ
- the rpoE gene encoding RNA polymerase sigma factor RpoE: MGSRETDQQLVERAQQGDTRAFDLLVRKYQHKIIGLIGRYVQDHSEVQDVAQEAFIKAYRALGKFRAESAFYTWMYRIAINTAKNHLVSKGRRPPGSDLDIVDAEILDHSGRLADIETPEASLARDQLESAVFEAIENLPDDLRTAITLRELDGLSYEDIAHIMQCPVGTVRSRIFRAREAVDQHIQPFVTTARTRESVTE
- a CDS encoding 3-deoxy-7-phosphoheptulonate synthase, producing the protein MSDQQVSNLNVLSQDVLITPEALKNEIPLGEIAEKTVIEGRRTIQNILDGSDPRLLVVIGPCSIHDIDAALDYARRLRRLADEVKDSLYVVMRVYFEKPRTTVGWKGLINDPHLNGSFEIEEGLHIARRLLVELSEIGLPLATEALDPISPQYLQDCISWSAIGARTTESQTHREMSSGLSSPVGFKNGTDGSLDVAVNALQSVAHPHNFLGINQSGQVSIIRTRGNAYAHVVLRGGNGKPNYDSVSVALAEQELRKAGIKPNIMIDCSHANSNKDPALQPLVMENVTNQILEGNRSIMGLMVESHIGWGSQKILDDHSQMQYGVSVTDACIDWDTTEEAMTRMATKLLPVLGSRGDT
- the dinG gene encoding ATP-dependent DNA helicase DinG, coding for MLDEALKGEIQAAYRRVLEAQGLTPRYGQRLMIAEIARTLSGIVADDSGKRISDEHVCVLEAGTGTGKTLAYLLAALPVAKARGKRLVIATATVALQEQVLHQDLPALKAHSGLDFHYALAKGRGRYLCVARLEQELDGVTGNPTLSMFEQSLVQESGDNFQALVREMADAYGSGSWEGDRESWSESIDDTDWRRLTIDHRQCTNRRCGHFAACAFFRARRDLETADVVVANHDLVLADLSLGGGVVLPPPGDCIYVFDEGHHLPDKALNHFAHRVGVSGSLRWLGSLKKSLTELNQALAIQPTVARLLGTLPEAIAALEPRLGEAFSLGHQLAGRPHGLADGEETLQHRFEMGRVPDGLREHAGTLLTAFAELARTLETLSDILRESLDPDKHTGLAREQAEAWLPLMALLHGRALEAHGLWQAYAEVDTGGEPPQARWMTLERFGGDPELTFSASPVSAAPTLARTLWGSCYGAVVTSATLTALGRFERLQERAGLANRYRYQRLPSPFDYSRAVLSVPREAVDPADREGHERAIIDFIGGLGADEAVLMLFSSRAQLRAVEKALPSAQRERVLAQDRLPKRELIERHRARVDAGKGSIIFGLASFAEGIDLPGDYLTHVVITRLPFAVPDDPVGATLAEWIESQGGNPFMRISVPDASIKLVQACGRLIRKEADRGRITLLDRRVLTRRYGRALLDALPPFVREIDGVTEGV